In the genome of Bacteroidales bacterium, one region contains:
- a CDS encoding T9SS type A sorting domain-containing protein, translating to MLVTDYTFSYYKPYLKGWGLDYTAFEVLVGASSQDIRLTGNVELACPDMIPPQVTGMTPRDSVSIATHRVDLVMTFDKPVRFNNEKQIVIREYASDVIAGIIPASSVGGSGTGMITFYNTTDLALHTKYYITVDSAAFLDQCESAWEGISDKDAWTFVITSIGYEDRDNTEVWLHLYPNPAKDVLVIEYHEISISQPTLQILDFAGRVVATVRLLPGPSGLFEFDCSGLGRGVYYVKLVTEKGGVVKKFVKGY from the coding sequence TTGTTGGTTACTGATTACACATTTTCATATTATAAGCCATACCTTAAAGGATGGGGGCTGGATTATACGGCATTTGAAGTCCTTGTCGGGGCATCTTCACAGGATATCAGGCTGACGGGGAATGTGGAGCTGGCCTGTCCGGATATGATACCGCCTCAGGTGACAGGGATGACACCCCGCGACAGCGTTTCCATTGCTACCCATCGCGTTGATCTTGTGATGACCTTTGACAAGCCTGTAAGGTTCAACAATGAGAAACAGATCGTTATCAGAGAGTATGCTTCTGATGTAATAGCAGGGATTATTCCTGCAAGCTCTGTCGGAGGTTCCGGAACGGGCATGATCACTTTTTACAACACGACCGATCTTGCACTTCATACAAAATATTACATCACGGTTGATTCTGCTGCATTTCTGGATCAGTGCGAGAGTGCCTGGGAGGGGATTTCGGACAAGGATGCCTGGACGTTCGTCATCACCTCCATCGGGTATGAGGACAGAGATAATACGGAGGTCTGGTTGCATTTGTATCCCAATCCCGCAAAAGATGTGCTGGTCATTGAGTACCATGAGATTTCCATTAGCCAGCCTACGTTGCAGATTTTAGACTTTGCTGGGAGGGTTGTGGCGACAGTGAGGTTATTACCCGGACCATCAGGACTTTTTGAGTTTGACTGCTCTGGTCTTGGAAGGGGGGTTTATTATGTGAAGCTGGTCACGGAGAAAGGAGGTGTGGTGAAAAAGTTTGTGAAAGGATATTGA